A window of Rhodopirellula islandica genomic DNA:
GAGTCCCTTCAGCCGCCACCTCAGTTCTTTGGGGTTCAATCAAAGGCACCAGCCCCTGTCCATGTATTGCTGCGTGGTGATCCCGAATCACCTGGACCGGAGGTCGCCCCCGGAGGCCTGACTTGGTCGCAGTCGCCGCTTCTGTTTGGCGATCAGAGTATGCCGGAGGGACAGCGGCGTTTGGCCTTGGCCAACTGGATCGTTGCCCCCGAGAACACGCTCACCGCGCGAGTGATCGTCAATCGACTTTGGCATTGGCATTTTGGCAAGGGAATTGTTGACACGCCTAGCGATTTTGGTTTCGGCGGATCCCAGCCATCGCACCCCGAGTTGTTGGACTGGTTGGCCGCCGAACTGATCCGTCAGAAGTGGTCGCTCAAGGCGATTCACCGCTTGATTGTCACTTCGCAAACGTATCGCCAAACAAGTCGATTGGAACCCGATGTTGCAGCAGGGATGCAGGATCCCCGCGAAATCGATGTGGACAACAACCTGCTGTGGCGAATGAATTCGCGTCGCTTGGAGGCCGAAGCGGTCCGAGATTCAGTGCTAGCGATCACAGGTAAATTGAACCTTGCGATGCACGGTCCTGGCTACCGTGACTTTGACTACCAGGAGGCTTACGCACCGATCTACACTTACAAGACCGCTGATTCGGCTGAACTATGGCGGCGTAGCGTGTACCGGTTTATCGTCCGCACATCGCCCTCACCCTTCATGACGGCATTGGATTGCCCTGATTCCGCCAACCTGACGCCCAAGCGGAATGTAACCACGACGGCATTGCAATCGCTAGCGATGTTCAATAACGCTTTCATGTTGCAACAGTCATCTTACCTGGCTGAAAACCTCGCTTCGGAAACAACCCAAACCGACGAACAGATTCAACTTGCCTTCGAACGCGTTTTGGTTCGCAAGCCCGTCGGGCAAGAATGGAAAGCAGCCCGGCAACTGGTGGCTGAACATGGCTTGTTGCATCTCTGTCGTGCTCTTTTCAACGCAAATGAATTCATCTGGCTGGACTAACAGGACGCTCAAAGAACATGGATCTATTCAATCGTCGGCAAATGCTGCAGTCCGCGTGCGGGGGCTTCGGATGGCTCGCAATGCAAACGATGCTCCGGCAACAGACGGCACAGGGTGCAGGGGTTCAAACGACCGATCATCCCGCCCGCGCCAAAGCGGTGATCCAGATCTTCTGCCCTGGCGGGATGAGCCAAGTCGATACGTTCGACTACAAGCCGGAGTTAGAAAAACGATCAGGCAAACCGTTTGATCCCGATGGCAAACTGCAGTTCTTCGCATCCAAGCCGGGAAATATCCAAGGCAGTTTCTGGCCATTCCAACAGCACGGTGAATCGGGACGATGGATATCCGATCTTTTCCCCCAACTCGCCAAGCATGTCGACGATTTGGCCTTCATCTATTCCATGCAAAGCAAGACTGCGTTGCACGGACCGGCGTGCTTCATGATGAACACTGGGTTCACGCTGCCGGGATTCCCAAGCATGGGATCGTGGGTGACCTACGGATTGGGAAGTGAGAGCGAAGACTTGCCCGCGTTTGTTGTGCTGCCCGACCCCAAGGGCTTGCCGCCAGGAGGCATCATCAATTGGGGTGCCGGATTTTTACCGGCCGTCCACCAAGCCACCACATTGGACTCGCGTGCTGGTCATCAACCGATCAACGACCTGTTTCCACCTCAGAATTTCGATGCGGTCAATCGCGACTCAGATCAAGCGGGACTCGACTTCTTACGTTCATTGAATCAACAGCATCTGTCGGACCGTCAAGCCAACACCGATCTCGAAGCACGAATGTCCGCTTATGAACTTGCCGCTCGACTTCAACTCAGTGCACCGGAGCTATCGGACTTGTCGTCCGAATCAGCAGCGACCCAACAAATGTACGGAATGCACGATGAAACGACCACCGATTTTGGACGTCAGTGTTTACTAGCGCGTCGTTTGGTCGAGCGGGGCGTCCGCTTCGTTCAACTGTATTGCGGCGCCGAAAACACAACCGCGAAAAAAACCCGACCGAACTGGGATTCGCACGAAGATGTGGTCCGCGACCACGGGCATTGGGGCCGCGTGCTTGACACAGGTGCGGCGGCGTTGCTAGCCGATTTGAAGCGAAGCGGGATGCTGGACGACACGCTGGTGATCTGCACGACCGAATTTGGTCGTCAACCTGCCGCGCAAGGCGCCCAAGCAACAGGCCGCGATCACAACGCGGGAGCGTTCACGGCGTGGATGGCCGGTGGTGGGATTCAAGGCGGGGTTGGCTATGGAACGACCGACGAACTGGGATTCAAGGCAATCGAACATCCCACCTACTGCTACGACCTGCACGCGACCGCGCTGCATCTACTCGGCATCGATCACACCAAGCTTACTTTTTATCACAACGGGATCGAGCGGCGGTTGACCGATGTGCACGGACACGTGATCCCAGAACTCATCAAGAGCTAACCCGCTCAAGCTTCACCGGAGCCGTTCGTTCGCCATTCCATTGGCAAACGTAAACGCTTTCATCCTCGTCGATGCAGACATCGTGGCCGTGGTAGAAAGTTCTTGCCTGGTCCTGCTTCACCGTTTGCAAAACCCCGTCCTCATAAACGGGTTGCTCGCCACCGGGGCACGAGACAACTCGGTCGTGCTTGTCCATCACCATGATGAAACCAGACTGGTACAGCCACGGCTTCGGAAGATTGACGTCGGCGTTGTTGTGGCTCCAACAAACCCCGGCGTAGACATGGTCGCCATGGATCACCGGTCGACAGATCTGCAGATTCGCGAGCTTCACCGTCTTGATCCACTTGCCATCGAGCGTGAAGTATTTGAACGCTCGCTGAGCACGACTGGTCACGATCAGCTTCGGATTGGCTGGATCACGGTTGTCCAGGGCAATGCCGTGCGCGTTGGCCAAGTTGTAGTTCTTGTCTTCGTTCTCGTGACCGCCGAACTTCTGAATGAATTGCCCATGTTGGTCGTACCGCAGGATGTAATCCGATCCATATCCGTCGGCAACATAAATGTCACCGTTGGGCGCAACCGCCGTTTCAGTGGGCTGAAACACCATCTCAGGCGAGTAGGCGCCGACGGTCATCGGGTGACTGATGGTGAATAGCATCTTTCCATCGATTGTCATCTTGGCGATGTATCCGTTTTGGCGGACCATCGTCACACCGTCTTGCAGACTCCGAGCCCAACCACTTTCGCTGACGTACAGCATGTCTTCGCCGCCTTCGTTGACCAGAGTCAAACCATGACCGCCGGGCCAGTAAGTCCCCCAGCTGTCGAGGACTTTCCCGGACTTGTCGAAGACGATGATGTTGTTGCGTGGATCGTCGCCAATCATCACCAACCGTCCCCGAGAGTCCTGCACCATCTCGTGACAATTGTCGATCGGAGTCCGAACCGGATTGACCTGTGCCCAGTCCTTCTGAACGCGATAACGAAAGTCACCCTGCCCGATCAAGTTTGGCTCGGCGGCAACGTCTTTTTCGGCTGCGCTCACAAGTGTCGCGGACTGAGCCAACGCAGCGGCCCCCGCCGAAGCAACGACACCGGTTTTCAGAAAAGTTCGACGATCGGACATTGTGGTACCAGTGAAGAAAGGAAGAGAGAACGACAAGGAAAGCATCGCGATGCGTGGCGAATGGCCGGCCGGAAACCCAACTTCCTCACGCAAGTCCTCGGAACACCAACGAGTGAAGTAGGTCGACAGGAATGATTGGGCACAACCATGTGAGCCGTTGGGGCGTTCGCCCCGGTTGCACGTGGGAGCAACGACGCTTCCCAAACAGATCCAATGCCGAAAAACTCCTGCCAACCTGCTAGTCCTTTCCTCGCGTCGCTAACCGATGAAAACGATGGCATCGAAGTATAGCGACAATCGCTGCTGCCGCGCCAATTGACGAGAACAACTGCATTGAGATCACTGGTGAAAATCGAGTCGGCAACCAGTTGTCAATGTTCGCAGCATCAGCTTGAATCAAACTGGAAGGGAAGGCCAAAACGTAGACGAAACACATTGGCGCCGTCCACGGAAATCTCCGGAACGAACGCCTTTGCATCTTCAATCGACCGTTGTCAAGGTCACCAAGCAGACAGGATGGTGAGTGGATCCGTTTTGCCTGTTTCCGAGCTGGCCGACAGAGACAGGGTCCTGGGCCGGGCACCAGCAAGTGCGAACCCTTGGAGAGCTGTCCTCGTCCGTCGATCACCCACGGCAGGCTGACGGATCCAGTCCCGAAGGGGCGACACAATCTTAGCCGGTGGCGTCAGCCACCGGTTTCAGCGTCCGTCCAAAGCCAAGGCCTGAAGGGCCGACACAGTCAGTCTGCCGACAGCCATCCCAGTCTCAATCCATCGAACTTGCCAACGCCCCAGCGTGACGGGACACTGGAACCGCCTCTGTCACCCCTTCGGGGTTTTTGCTGTTCTTAAAGGTTGCTTTTTCCGGGGCCTGACGCCCCCGGCAATGGCTGTGTCGGCCCTCCCGGGCCTAATTGGAATGAGTTCGACGCAGACCTTTGGTGGATGGCACCATACGGCTATGATGCTCGACATCCTGGTCCAAACCCGCCAAAATCAACAAGCCCGTTTTTGGCGAGGCAAACAAGTGCTCCGGAAGCTTGACGGAACGGTTCGAACCCAAGTCATCCTGCCATTGCTTTGACAAAATTTTTGCGTATTAGGATTGAGAGTATGTGGCAAGCAGCAATCATCGTTGAGTGCGACACTCGTCGCCCCCTGGATCGTTTCGTCAACATGATCACGAACCTCGATTGTGCGGCATGGCGGGCCATCCTTTCAGGATTCGCTTTGTTCATTGGCGGCACCTTCACCGCAACGCCCCTGTTTGGAATCGACAACCAAGTCCTGTTCGAAGCAGCAAGCAAGGCGAGTGAGGCCCAGGTATTTGATATCCGCAGCTTTGACGCGGTCGGCGATGGTGTTGCGATGGATACCGAAGCCGTTCAAAACGCCATCAATGCCTGCCACGATGTTGGTGGCGGTGTTGTTTGGGTGCCTGCTGGTGATTTTCAAATCGGAACAATCATTTTGAAAAGCAATGTCACCCTCTCGCTCGATCACGGGGCCAGCTTGCTAGGAAGCACCCATGTCGCTGACTACCCCACAGACAAGCTCAGCAAGCCTCGAGAGGGCGCCGCACATTGCCTGATCTACGCTGAAAATTCGAAAAATATCACTATCGAAGGACTTGGTGTGATCGATGGCAGGGGAACTCACAAGAATTTCCCCCGGAAAAGAAGGGGTGGTCGAAACTCTGGCATCCGTCCTCGTCTGTTACGCATGGAGAGCTGTGAAAACGTCACCTTTTCTGGCGTCACCTACAAGCGTCCAGCCTTCTGGGGCTTGCACTTGATCGACTGCAAGAACATTCACTTCGATGCGGTTACCTTGCGATTCCGCAACAACAACTTCAACAATGATGGGTTTGATCTGGACGGCTGTGAGAACGTGCTCATCGAGAACTGCGATCTCAGCGCCGGGGACGACGCGATCTGCCTGAAGAGTTCCCAGAACCCTTGCCGAAACATTGTGGTGCGAGGATGTCGGCTAGACAGCAACACGGCTGCACTGAAGTTTGGCACTTCATCTCGCGGCGGGTTCCTCCATGTGACGGTGACCAATTGCTATTTTCACGACTGCCCCATGGGCGCGATCAAGCTGCAGTCGGTGGACGGCGGCCGCCTGGAGAATATCGATATCTCCCGAGTGACAATGAAAGATGTGGGATGTCCCCTGTTCATACGCTTGGGCAACCGGGGCAGCACCTTTGACGAAGGACGAGAAAGCCCTCCCGTGGGCACATTGAAAAACATCCGAGTCAGCAATGTGGTTGCCGAGGTCACCGTCGAGGACCGAGCCAAGGCGGCTGAAGCGGTGTACAAGAATCTCAAAGTGGACACGACCCGCGGCGTGACCGACAACGAGAAGTCGAAAGCTGGGCCGATCATGATCACAGGCATCCCCGGTCACTTGATCGAAAACGTCGTCCTAGAAAATATCACGATCTCCTTCCCGGGTGATGGCACCGAAGAAGATGCACGACGAACCGTTCCAGAGGACATCGATCGCTACCCGGAGCAGTTTTTCTTTGGCGTGCTGCCAGCATGGGGTGCCTACATCCGCCATGCAAAGAACGTTGAGTTCAAGAATGTCCAGTTGACGACTCGCGACGCGGACGAACGTCCGAAGTTGGTGCTGGATGATGTGGACGGTTTCGTCGAACAGTAATCGCTGCTTCGAGTTCAGGACGAACACGCCGCTGCATCAATGCAACCGTCTCCGCTTGAGCTAAGCAGGTTGGCAGGAGTCTTTCGGCATTTGAAATGTCTTGGCAAACGTGGTTGCTTCCACGTCCAACCGGGGCTAACGCCCAAACGCCTCACATGGTGATGCCCGATCATTCCTGCCGACCTGCTTAACCCGACATTTCCTCGGGGTCCTTCAACACCCGATCGGCTTGATGAATGGCATCGACCAAGGCCTGAAGTGCCGAAGACACTCGATTGAGCGTCGGAGCCAGATCGGCCAAGCACTGCTCCTCGAACTGACGTGCCGGCTCGTCACGCCATACCGACTTGGTCCGTTGCCACTGCTCCGCGAATTCACTGAATTCATGTCGGAGTTGGTTTTGTGTTTCCTGGATCGCTCCGGTACCAAACGGTTTCATCGCTGACTCACTCCGAAATGCCGTTGGGATTGAACGTTCGCAGCATCTTGCGGCCTTTGTAAAGGTGAAACAAATCTTCGGGCTGAGGCGGACGCGCGCGGCCGCCGGTGGGCAAATCAATTGTTTCCAAACCATCGGTCACAACAACGCATTCTTTCTCGTTCCGCACCGCGGTGAACACGGCCGCCGTTTCATCCAAGAAGAATCCCAATCGGTCGACTTTCACCTCTTCATACCCAACCCGTTCCAAGTAGATCTGCAACGGTTCAACGATCCGGCGCTGAGCCTCGTTGAATTCCTTCGACGGCACGGTGAAGATGTCTGGGTGATCCGCATGCCAGCCCGCATAGATCGCATAGATGTCTTCGGGAGGAAAGTCCGCCACATCGCACGACATGGCAAAGATCGTCGGCCCCGTCACGCCGATGTTGCTGTACTGTTTTTCGCCAAAGTTGTATTCAAAGCGAACCAAGAACACGTCGACTGGATCTTCAAAGCTGGGCCACAGCATCCGCCGAGAATCCACCACTTCAACGCCGGTCGGCGGCACTCCCATCTGCTGTGGTTGAGTCAACCACAACGCCATCTCGGCCTCGGCGATCGCACGTGGCTCACGGTATTCCTCCTCGATCAAATCCTCCAGTCCCAACTCGTCCGCGTAAGCGATCGCTCGCAAACGAGCGGCGGGTTCGCCCGCCAATTCTGCCAAGCGTTCTTTGCCGGTTTCTTCTCCTAGCTTGGCCAGCGCACCGGCGGCCTCGCACTGCACGCGGCGGTGTTTCAGATCCAACGTCTTGTTCAATTCACCAATGGAACTTTCGTCGCCAATCAAAGCGATTGCATCGCACAGCGACACCGCCAACGCAACCGCTTCGCCCAGCACCGCTTGAACCTGCTCGACTTCGGTTCCAAAACTTCGCGGGTCCTCTTCAAACCTTGCCAAACGCCCGGCGACATTTCCTAGCAATGCATTGAGGGAACCGATCCGATCCTTGGCAGGGTGCTGACTGACCAGCCCCGTTCGCGTGAGGTGACCGGCCAAATCCAAGATAGGCGCGGCCAGCGAAGGTTCTGAAATCAAGTCCAACAGGGCAGGGAACACCGCTCGAATGGACCAATCGTTGTGCTGCATCAACGGGCTGAGAATCTGCGCCGCGGCCATCCAGCCTTTCGGTGGCGACTGAGCCAATTGCGTGACCAACACCGCCAACGATTCCGGCGTGCGCTTCATCGCCAGCAATTGAAGCATCAGATGGCGGTTGGAAACCTCCGGCGACAGCGATTCGATGATCGTCGCCAACGTGGCGGGTTCGATTTTCGAAAGCGAATCCCCTTCGCCTCCCAACGTTTTCAAGTGAATCAGACGAAGCAATCCACCCGTGATCGCTGGGTCCGCGTCCATCAGTCGAGCGGATGCACCGGCGAGCGCAGCGACCAATGTCTCGCCATCCAAGTTGGGATCGTCTGCCAATTGCTTCAGGGCCACGCCGGCCTGAACCGGGTCGGCGCCGGCGGCAAGAATCGGGTCAAAGGAGATTTCCGACAAGGTCAAGGTTCCAAAAGTGAAAGATGTAAATTGGGGCAGGGGAGGGCAGGGCAGAGCAGGGCGGTAGAGAGCAAAACCGCTGTTCATCCGGTCGCAACCACAGGGGACTGCGAGAATAAAGTTTGCAACGTCGGCTTAGGATTCATCCGAATCCGGTTGATACGTCAGATCAGGCTTCACCGCATCGGACCATCCCAATTGTTCGATGTCATCCAGAGTCGCCCAACGGTTGTTGCCGTGGTACAGCGGTGATTGATCGATCGGGCACTTGGGAGTCTCGGCATCCGCGTAGATGTGAACGCCCTGGAGGTTGGGTTGCAACCAGATGGCTTCGCATTCATCGCAGACCACCAAACCATGGGTTGGTTTGTCGTCGACCAATCCACCCGCGCGAATGGAACACAAACCTTGTTCGCAAATCGGGCACGAACCGACGCTGTATCGAACATCGGAATTGGAATCGGGGTGAGTCACAGAATTGACTTCCAAACAAGAACGGAATGATTCGGGTGGTGCCATTGAAGATTGATTTCAAAGTGGCATTTTCGCATGTCGATTCAACGATGCGGAATGGGACCTACAGCGGAAACGCAGTGATCAATCGATTGCCTTCCAACACCAAACGCACTCGCCGGGCCATCGGGTTGCGACTCCTCTGCCCATCACGTCCACCGACAAAGCCAACACGTTTCCCCATGTCAACGGTGTAAATCGTTCGCTTGCCGTCGACTTCTTTGGTGGTCCGCTGATTCGCTTGGGCTTTCTCGTACGCGTTGTCGATCGTGGCCAAGGCCCCCTCCATGTCGCCATCAAAGACACCGTGTTTTCCCGATCGGTTGGGTTGGTCTTTGGTGTGACGGCGCAGATGTTCGAGGCGGTGACCTTCCGCACTTCCAGGCGTGTACAGCACACCCGCCGGCGACAAGAACCGGTCCGTGCTGATCTCTCGCAGCAACCCGTACTTCAGATCGGATGTCTCGGCCGCGGATTTCGCATCCGAATCCGGCGACCCACGTGTCATCTTGGACGCCAGCGGTCCCGGTGAGGGAGCGGTTTCGTTGCCTTGCGATTGAGTCTGGTTCTCCGCCCGAGGAGTCGATGCCTTCGACGAATCAGCCGGTTTTGGCACCGCTCGCGGATTGGACGCTTGGTCCGAAATCGGTGGGTTTGAGTTTTCCGCAACCGAGTCTTTGGCAACCTGCTTGGCGGGCAAGGCGGGCAAATTCCAGCCGGTGGCCTCGTTGATCGACGGGCGAAGCAGCGTGTAGCCGCCCAACATCACGGCGATGACGATTCCCGCCACGGTCGTCTGTTTGGCTTTTTTGCCACTTGGCCGGCGGGTCCCGGAGCGAGTTTCAGCAGCGTTCATTTCGGTTCAATCGAGCCAGCAAGTTTGAATTCGGTCTTCAATGACCGCCAACTTACCAGCCGATCCCAAAACTGGCCAACCACGACCGCTCAGGACTGCAAAATCTCATGGACCACGCGCCCGTGCACGTCCGTCAGACGAAAATCACGCCCCGCATAGGGAAAAGTCAGACGTTCGTGGTCGATTCCCAACTGATGCAGCATCGTGGCGTGCAAATCGTGCATGTGAACGCGATCGCGAACGGCGTAGTAGCCGTAATCATCGGTCTCTCCATACGTGATGCCTCCTCGAATCCCGCCACCGCCCAGCACCATCGAGAAACCCTGTGGGTTGTGGTCTCGGCCGTTGCTCCCCTGCACAACGGGAGTCCGCCCAAATTCGCCGCCCCACACCACCAATGTGTCTTCCCAGAGCCCACGTTGCTTCAGATCCGCGAACAATCCTGCAATCGGACGATCCGTCTTGGCGGCGTTCTTCTCGTGACCGTTCTTCAGATTGCCGTGCTGGTCCCACACTTGGCCGCTGCTGACGGTGATGAAACGCACACCGGATTCCGCCAACCGACGCGCCATCAAACAACTGCGTCCAAACGAATCGGTCGTCTTCTCACCGATCCCGTACAGTTTCTTGGTTGCGTCGGTTTCCTTCGACAAGTCCATCACCTCCGGCGCGGTGCTTCGCATCCGATTGGCCAAGTCCACCGCCTCGATGGCACCGTCGATTGCGCGATCGCGTCCAGCCGACTCGGCGTGGCCGCGATTGATTTGATTGACCAATTCAAACTGATGCGTCTGGGCGGCATCCAAGTGAGCGATCTTTCCATCGCCAATCTGACCGTTCTTACCGATCACAGTGGCTTGGTGTTTGGCGGGCAAGAACGCCGCCCCGTAGTTTCGTGGTCCGCCATGCGCTGTTGCCGGCGCGATCGCAACGTGAGCTGGCAAATCCGGATGCCCGGCCCCCAAGGCATAACTGATCCATGCACCCACACTGGGGCGGACAAAGTTGTCGCTGCCCGTGTTCACCATCCCAACCGCCTGACCGTGTGATTGACCTCGGGTGTGCATGGACCGGACAACGCACAACGAATCCAAATGTTGGTTCATCTCCGGCAATAAATCCGTCCCCCACAAACCAGCCTCACCGTGCTGGGCCCACTTCCAAGGGCTCGCCAACAACGTTGGTTTGGCATTGAGTTGTGGTGGCAGATCAAACGGCAGATCTTTGCCGTCATCGCGAATCAACCGCGGTTTGTAGTCAAACGTGTCGACGTGCGAGGGCCCGCCATGCATGAACAAGAAGATCACCCGCTTGGCTTTCGCCGGATGATGCTGTACAGGCGTCTGCACACCCGAGTCATTGGCCCACACACTCGAAGCGGGCATCGCTGACGCGGTGACAGCCAACGCACCGGTCGTCCAAGTCGATTGAACCAAACATTCGCGACGGTTCCGTTTCATCAGTTTCGCCTCAATCCAAGAATCGAAATTCGGTGCTGGCAAACATCGCCGCGATCCATTCGCGATAGCGTTCTTCGTCGCTCGACATGGCCTTCGCCACATCGCTTTCCAACCAAGCGTGCAAGATTTGTTCGTCGACCGGTCGAGGGTCGCGAGAGAACAACACCGCGCAAGCCCAACGAACACGCTGCGTGTCGTTGGTCGTCTGATTCAGCATTCGCTTCGTCGTCTGCATCGCCCACTGCCGCACTTCGGGACTGCCGATCAACGTCAACGCTTGCGCCGGAACATTGGTGGTCGGTCGTTTCCCAACCAGCAAATCCGGATCCGCCGCGTCCAGGTTCGCTAGCAGCGGTGGCACCTCCGAACGAATCAACGGCAGGTACAGCGTTCGCTTCGGATCATCCAACCCGAACTTGGTGGTGGCTTTGGAATTGGCGTTGTTTTGGCTGACCAAGGTCGCGTAGCTGTCCATCAAGTTTTCGCGCCCGCTGGGGTCGAGCGTGCCGGCAGCAACCAACATCGCATCACGAATCGCTTCCGCAGGAATCCGCCTGCGAACGGCCCGACCTCGCCATCGGTTTTCAGGATCAAGTGAGACTCGCGGGTCATCATCCGAAACCATCGATCGTGAATACGCGTCACTGCAAACGATGTGTCGAATCAAACGCTTCTGCCGCCAACCGTTTCGTACAAAGTCGATTGTCAACGCATCCAGCAACTCGGGATGAGTCGGTTTCTCCCCCCGAACGCCAAAGTTGTCGACGGTCCGCACCAATCCTTCGCCCATTAAGTGCATCCAGATTCGATTGACACTGACTCGCGCGGTCAGCGGGTGATCCGGATCCGTCAACCACTGTGCCAACTCCAAGCGACCACTTCCTTCCAAGGGTTCAAACGCGGTGGTGGATTCACTGAACACCTGCGGGATGCCTCGCGGGACGATGTCGCCCAAGTTGTTCACCTCACCCCGAATATGAATCGGGCAATCCTCCTGCTCCTCACTCGGCAAATCCGCCAGCGCCATTGCGGTTGGAACGGGGGGCGGAGCATTGGCGACCAAATCAGCTCGTTGTGACTTCAGTTGCTTGAGCGTCTGAGTCAACGCGGTTCGCATCGCG
This region includes:
- a CDS encoding DUF1501 domain-containing protein → MQTMLRQQTAQGAGVQTTDHPARAKAVIQIFCPGGMSQVDTFDYKPELEKRSGKPFDPDGKLQFFASKPGNIQGSFWPFQQHGESGRWISDLFPQLAKHVDDLAFIYSMQSKTALHGPACFMMNTGFTLPGFPSMGSWVTYGLGSESEDLPAFVVLPDPKGLPPGGIINWGAGFLPAVHQATTLDSRAGHQPINDLFPPQNFDAVNRDSDQAGLDFLRSLNQQHLSDRQANTDLEARMSAYELAARLQLSAPELSDLSSESAATQQMYGMHDETTTDFGRQCLLARRLVERGVRFVQLYCGAENTTAKKTRPNWDSHEDVVRDHGHWGRVLDTGAAALLADLKRSGMLDDTLVICTTEFGRQPAAQGAQATGRDHNAGAFTAWMAGGGIQGGVGYGTTDELGFKAIEHPTYCYDLHATALHLLGIDHTKLTFYHNGIERRLTDVHGHVIPELIKS
- a CDS encoding NHL repeat-containing protein, which produces MSDRRTFLKTGVVASAGAAALAQSATLVSAAEKDVAAEPNLIGQGDFRYRVQKDWAQVNPVRTPIDNCHEMVQDSRGRLVMIGDDPRNNIIVFDKSGKVLDSWGTYWPGGHGLTLVNEGGEDMLYVSESGWARSLQDGVTMVRQNGYIAKMTIDGKMLFTISHPMTVGAYSPEMVFQPTETAVAPNGDIYVADGYGSDYILRYDQHGQFIQKFGGHENEDKNYNLANAHGIALDNRDPANPKLIVTSRAQRAFKYFTLDGKWIKTVKLANLQICRPVIHGDHVYAGVCWSHNNADVNLPKPWLYQSGFIMVMDKHDRVVSCPGGEQPVYEDGVLQTVKQDQARTFYHGHDVCIDEDESVYVCQWNGERTAPVKLERVSS
- a CDS encoding glycoside hydrolase family 28 protein, which codes for MWQAAIIVECDTRRPLDRFVNMITNLDCAAWRAILSGFALFIGGTFTATPLFGIDNQVLFEAASKASEAQVFDIRSFDAVGDGVAMDTEAVQNAINACHDVGGGVVWVPAGDFQIGTIILKSNVTLSLDHGASLLGSTHVADYPTDKLSKPREGAAHCLIYAENSKNITIEGLGVIDGRGTHKNFPRKRRGGRNSGIRPRLLRMESCENVTFSGVTYKRPAFWGLHLIDCKNIHFDAVTLRFRNNNFNNDGFDLDGCENVLIENCDLSAGDDAICLKSSQNPCRNIVVRGCRLDSNTAALKFGTSSRGGFLHVTVTNCYFHDCPMGAIKLQSVDGGRLENIDISRVTMKDVGCPLFIRLGNRGSTFDEGRESPPVGTLKNIRVSNVVAEVTVEDRAKAAEAVYKNLKVDTTRGVTDNEKSKAGPIMITGIPGHLIENVVLENITISFPGDGTEEDARRTVPEDIDRYPEQFFFGVLPAWGAYIRHAKNVEFKNVQLTTRDADERPKLVLDDVDGFVEQ
- a CDS encoding HEAT repeat domain-containing protein, whose product is MTLSEISFDPILAAGADPVQAGVALKQLADDPNLDGETLVAALAGASARLMDADPAITGGLLRLIHLKTLGGEGDSLSKIEPATLATIIESLSPEVSNRHLMLQLLAMKRTPESLAVLVTQLAQSPPKGWMAAAQILSPLMQHNDWSIRAVFPALLDLISEPSLAAPILDLAGHLTRTGLVSQHPAKDRIGSLNALLGNVAGRLARFEEDPRSFGTEVEQVQAVLGEAVALAVSLCDAIALIGDESSIGELNKTLDLKHRRVQCEAAGALAKLGEETGKERLAELAGEPAARLRAIAYADELGLEDLIEEEYREPRAIAEAEMALWLTQPQQMGVPPTGVEVVDSRRMLWPSFEDPVDVFLVRFEYNFGEKQYSNIGVTGPTIFAMSCDVADFPPEDIYAIYAGWHADHPDIFTVPSKEFNEAQRRIVEPLQIYLERVGYEEVKVDRLGFFLDETAAVFTAVRNEKECVVVTDGLETIDLPTGGRARPPQPEDLFHLYKGRKMLRTFNPNGISE
- a CDS encoding DUF1501 domain-containing protein translates to MKRNRRECLVQSTWTTGALAVTASAMPASSVWANDSGVQTPVQHHPAKAKRVIFLFMHGGPSHVDTFDYKPRLIRDDGKDLPFDLPPQLNAKPTLLASPWKWAQHGEAGLWGTDLLPEMNQHLDSLCVVRSMHTRGQSHGQAVGMVNTGSDNFVRPSVGAWISYALGAGHPDLPAHVAIAPATAHGGPRNYGAAFLPAKHQATVIGKNGQIGDGKIAHLDAAQTHQFELVNQINRGHAESAGRDRAIDGAIEAVDLANRMRSTAPEVMDLSKETDATKKLYGIGEKTTDSFGRSCLMARRLAESGVRFITVSSGQVWDQHGNLKNGHEKNAAKTDRPIAGLFADLKQRGLWEDTLVVWGGEFGRTPVVQGSNGRDHNPQGFSMVLGGGGIRGGITYGETDDYGYYAVRDRVHMHDLHATMLHQLGIDHERLTFPYAGRDFRLTDVHGRVVHEILQS